The following are encoded together in the Lathyrus oleraceus cultivar Zhongwan6 chromosome 3, CAAS_Psat_ZW6_1.0, whole genome shotgun sequence genome:
- the LOC127128000 gene encoding DNA repair protein UVH3 has protein sequence MGVHGLWELLSPVGRRVSVETLAGKTLAIDASIWMVQFIKAMRDEKGEMVRNAHLLGFFRRICKLLFLRTKPVFVFDGGTPALKRRTVIARRRQRDVSQAKVRKTAEKLLLNHLKALRLKELADDIKKQKLKQKSGTKSQEKSNQMDFVGNDLGKSHMKELDEMPAVMSVAKEDGNLSQAKISTRCNQEELDEMLAASIAAEENELRSRGGGTSTVINSSDADEETILPTANDEVDLAVLAALPHSMQLDILSQLKGKKTGPLKQVDNQTRHEVSDCGKGKGIVFNETDQVGCSSRCNVNATSSSDDQKRIDEMLAACIDMEENAKLVNNVSNSLGGSTNKEKDGNYDEDEEMILPAMHSEVDPAVLASLPPSMQLDLLVQMRERLMAENRQKYQKVKKDPSKFSELQIQSYLKTVAFRREINEVQKAAVGGGVGGIQTSRIASEANREYIFSSSFSGDKQGLTSTRLERNVEDTQQMERGRHPSQNFINNIAAENVSNISAGLVCGEPCEPVDESIETYLDERGRVRVSRSRAMGMRMTRDIQRNLDLMKEIQHDRTHTSKVDNIDTVPNTENSPSKCSGSQLSGKTREVNIDLAGDNVQNEELMLGKNTSIEISFEYDCKDELASGGDDIFASLVGGISMEHSHADDTVVKTPCGSDSDCDWEEGILQGKNTISPGYNKVELKSSVTGEYDNNESEEEWEDGDCNGTKSTLFCPSEPGMLASKGQLEEESDLQEAIRRSLESTWDGKLKCVPSLDEHSNAYEKKLDPNLEHGDNSEALGDKNANYMTRNDPETFHQLKSSVTFKSKNSDTLINEPSKLDGLDNSENSISDGNDMMMDEVPNLIVAEELLDNHNDGGMSKVDPLGVTEEEKKKSNDDSEALSNSSDNTKAAILSMEPSVKGAKEDLDLELKLPSVNNDGNLCMERTSNLSQESMITPGDFPVLLDEVQLNEEMEILDREYMNLEKEQKKFERNAESVDSELFTECQELLQMFGLPYIIAPMEAEAQCAYLELSKLVDGVVTDDSDVLLFGARSVYKNIFDDRKYVETYFMEDIEKELGLTREKLIRMALLLGSDYTEGVSGIGIVNAIEVVTAFPEEDGFQKFRQWVESPDPTILGRSDTKSVSKKGSKLEEKESPDYIQERKQIFMDKHRNVSKNWHIPSSFPSETVISAYLSPEVDRSTEPFAWGKPDQLVLRKMCWEKFGWSSQKADELLLPVLKQYNKHATQLRLEAFYSFNEKFAKIRSKRINKALKGITGKPPSEGAEEEEGLAGRKKSKRKESMERKNDRDVVAKQHTKKKKINDVSTSTHGASEVEKLQPCMQTEEEPRNKSGSGRGRGKGVRVKRSREKKGRCFQSEAETSSSSSDIENHEPGVHIDGPTVTEAVRRSKRSRKPVNYSFEDLEVEDAVDSFDQNNQTCLRGEGLQEKSSCIDDASVDSFSRGIESNMIEIPVKDNLPANYLEPDTDAGAATPNTRPLDDYLEMGGGFCADDSEMDKNHDAIDDMNTATTISPGCSEFLGETDRDKSSSDILFSGTEKVTSEIQDGETCHKLDTVPNDHLNAGIRVLTPENAHHNSESSEVAFSAMPFLRKKRKR, from the exons ATGGGAGTTCACGGTCTCTGGGAACTTCTCTCCCCCGTGGGTCGCCGTGTCTCCGTCGAGACCCTCGCCGGCAAAACCCTAGCCATCG ACGCGAGCATATGGATGGTACAGTTTATCAAAGCGATGCGTGACGAGAAAGGTGAAATGGTTCGCAACGCTCATTTGCTTGGATTCTTCCGTCGCATTTGCAAACTCTTATTCCTAAGGACTAAGCCTGTTTTTGTCTTTGACGGTGGAACGCCTGCCCTGAAGCGCCGCACCGTCATTGCTCGACGGAGACAGCGTGATGTTTCCCAAGCTAAAGTCCGCAAGACTGCCGAGAAATTGCTTCTTAATCAC TTAAAGGCATTACGGTTGAAGGAACTGGCTGATGATATTAAGAAGCAGAAACTGAAGCAAAAGAGTGGCACAAAGTCTCAGGAAAAATCAAATCAGATGGACTTCGTTGGCAATGATTTAGGAAAAAGTCACATGAAAGAGCTAGATGAAAT GCCTGCAGTTATGTCTGTGGCTAAGGAGGACGGAAATCTATCACAGGCTAAAATTTCGACAAGGTGCAACCAAGAGGAGCTTGATGAAAT GTTGGCAGCATCTATAGCTGCAGAGGAAAATGAATTACGATCCAGAGGAGGAGGGACATCTACTGTAATTAATTCTTCAGATGCAGACGAAGAGACGATACTG CCTACAGCCAATGATGAAGTTGATTTAGCTGTTTTAGCTGCTTTGCCACACTCAATGCAACTTGATATTCTTTCTCAG CTTAAAGGCAAGAAAACAGGACCACTGAAGCAAGTTGACAACCAGACAAGACATGAAGTTAGTGATTGTGGCAAGGGTAAAGGGATTGTTTTCAATGAAACTGACCAGGTTGGGTGTAGCTCAAGATGTAACGTCAATGCGACATCCAGTAGTGACGACCAAAAaagaattgatgaaat GTTAGCTGCTTGTATTGATATGGAGGAAAATGCAAAGCTGGTAAATAATGTATCAAATTCCCTTGGGGGTTCTACCAATAAGGAAAAGGATGGTAACTATGACGAAGATGAAGAGATGATACTG CCAGCTATGCACAGTGAAGTTGATCCAGCTGTTCTGGCCTCTCTGCCTCCATCAATGCAACTGGATCTCCTTGTTCAG ATGAGAGAGCGATTGATGGCAGAGAATAGACAAAAGTATCAGAAAGTCAAGAAG GATCCTTCAAAGTTCTCTGAGCTTCAAATACAATCTTACCTTAAAACTGTAGCTTTCCGTCGCGAGATAAATGAAGTTCAGAAAGCTGCTGTCGGAGGAGGAGTAGGCGGGATACAGACTTCACGGATTGCATCTGAAGCAAACCGAGAGTATATATTCTCGTCATCCTTTTCCGGTGACAAACA AGGACTTACCTCCACCAGATTAGAAAGAAATGTTGAAGATACACAGCAAATGGAACGGGGAAGACATCCTTCACAGAATTTTATAAATAACATAGCAGCAGAAAATGTTTCTAATATTTCAGCTGGATTGGTTTGCGGTGAACCTTGCGAGCCTGTTGATGAAAGTATTGAGACATATCTAGATGAGAGGGGTCGAGTTCGAGTTAGTAGATCAAGAGCTATGGGGATGCGCATGACCCGTGATATACAAAGGAATTTGGATTTGATGAAGGAGATTCAGCATGACAGAACACATACAAGCAAGGTTGATAACATTGACACAGTGCCAAATACAGAAAATAGTCCATCAAAATGTTCTGGGAGTCAGCTTAGTGGTAAAACAAGAGAAGTGAATATTGACTTAGCTGGAGATAATGTGCAAAATGAGGAATTAATGCTTGGTAAGAATACTTCTATAGAAATATCCTTCGAGTATGATTGCAAGGATGAACTTGCAAGTGGCGGGGATGATATATTTGCAAGTTTAGTTGGAGGAATATCTATGGAACACTCTCATGCTGATGATACCGTGGTGAAAACACCTTGTGGTTCTGATTCAGATTGTGATTGGGAAGAAGGAATTCTTCAAGGCAAGAATACCATTTCTCCCGGATATAATAAAGTGGAATTGAAGTCTTCTGTTACAGGTGAGTATGATAATAATGAAAGTGAAGAAGAATGGGAAGACGGGGATTGTAATGGTACTAAAAGTACCTTATTTTGCCCATCTGAGCCGGGAATGTTGGCATCAAAAGGGCAGTTGGAAGAAGAGTCTGATTTGCAGGAAGCAATTAGGAGAAGTCTTGAGAGTACATGGGATGGAAAACTTAAATGCGTGCCATCTTTAGATGAACATTCAAATGCTTATGAGAAGAAATTGGATCCTAATTTAGAACATGGTGATAACAGTGAAGCTTTAGGAGACAAAAATGCAAACTACATGACTAGAAATGACCCAGAAACTTTCCATCAGTTAAAGTCATCTGTGACATTTAAATCCAAAAACTCAGATACATTGATTAACGAACCTAGCAAACTGGATGGACTCGATAATTCTGAAAATTCAATTTCAGATGGAAATGACATGATGATGGATGAGGTTCCAAATCTTATTGTTGCAGAGGAATTATTGGATAATCATAATGATGGTGGCATGTCCAAGGTTGATCCACTTGGTGTGACTGAAGAGGAGAAAAAGAAAAGTAATGATGATTCTGAAGCATTGAGTAATTCTTCTGACAATACAAAGGCTGCTATTCTTTCGATGGAGCCATCCGTGAAGGGAGCTAAAGAAGATCTTGATCTGGAGTTAAAATTGCCTTCAGTGAACAATGATGGAAATTTGTGTATGGAAAGGACTAGTAACCTCTCCCAAGAATCAATGATTACCCCAGGAGATTTTCCTGTACTATTGGATGAGGTTCAATTGAATGAAGAAATGGAAATTCTTGATAGGGAATATATGAACCTAGAAAAGGAGCAGAAGAAGTTTGAGCGTAATGCAGAGTCCGTTGACAGCGAATTATTCACTGAATGCCAG GAACTACTGCAAATGTTTGGCTTGCCATATATCATTGCCCCTATGGAAGCTGAGGCACAGTGTGCTTACTTAGAACTATCAAAACTGGTTGATGGGGTTGTGACTGACGACTCTGATGTCCTTTTATTTGGGGCACGCAGTGTTTACAAGAATATATTTGATGACCGCAAATACGTAGAGACATACTTCATGGAG GACATTGAAAAGGAGCTTGGATTGACCAGAGAAAAATTAATTCGCATGGCACTACTTCTTGGGAGTGACTATACTGAAGGTGTCAG TGGGATTGGTATTGTTAATGCTATTGAAGTTGTAACTGCATTCCCGGAGGAAGATGGGTTCCAGAAATTCCGGCAGTGGGTAGAGTCACCAGACCCCACCATCCTTGGAAGGTCGGATACAAAATCTGTATCTAAGAAAGGGTCAAAACTTGAAGAAAAGGAGTCGCCTGATTACATCCAAGAAAGAAAGCAAATTTTCATGGATAAGCAT AGAAATGTTAGCAAGAACTGGCATATTCCTTCTTCTTTTCCAAGTGAAACAGTTATATCTGCTTATTTATCTCCAGAAGTTGACAGGTCAACTGAGCCTTTCGCATGGGGAAAGCCAGATCAGCTCGTTCTTCGCAA AATGTGCTGGGAGAAATTTGGGTGGTCTAGCCAGAAAGCAGATGAATTGCTGTTACCTGTTTTAAAGCAGTACAACAAACATGCG ACTCAACTGCGGTTGGAGGCGTTTTACAGTTTCAATGAAAAATTTGCAAAAATTCGTAGCAAGAGAATCAATAAAGCTCTAAAGGGAATAACTGGTAAGCCACCTTCAGAGGGAGCAGAGGAAGAGGAAGGTCTTGCAGGTAGGAAGAAATCAAAAAGAAAAGAGTCAATGGAAAGAAAAAATGACAGGGATGTTGTTGCTAAGCAACatacaaagaaaaagaaaatcaaTGATGTTTCTACTTCTACACATGGTGCATCTGAGGTTGAAAAGTTACAGCCATGTATGCAAACAGAAGAAGAGCCTCGGAATAAAAGTGGAAGTGGGCGAGGAAGAGGTAAAGGTGTGAGAGTAAAAAGAAGCAGAGAGAAGAAAGGTCGTTGTTTTCAATCTGAAGCTGAAACATCATCAAGTAGTAGTGATATTGAGAATCATGAGCCGGGAGTACATATTGATGGGCCAACAGTTACAGAAGCTGTGCGAAGG TCAAAGCGATCTCGGAAACCTGTCAACTATTCCTTCGAGGACCTTGAAGTTGAAGATGCAGTTGATTCATTTGATCAGAATAATCAGACTTGCTTGCGCGGAGAGGGACTACAAGAAAAATCATCTTGCATTGATGATGCGAGTGTAGATAGTTTCAGCAGAGGGATTGAAAGCAATATGATAGAAATTCCTGTGAAGGATAACTTACCCGCAAACTATCTGGAGCCTGACACAGATGCTGGTGCAGCAACACCAAATACTCGCCCTTTAGATGACTATCTTGAAATGGGAGGTGGATTCTGTGCAGATGATAGTGAGATGGATAAGAACCATGATGCAATTGATGACATGAACACGGCTACAACAATCTCTCCAGGCTGTTCTGAATTTTTGGGTGAAACTGACCGTGATAAAAGTAGTTCAGATATATTGTTTTCTGGTACTGAAAAGGTTACAAGCGAGATACAAGATGGAGAAACATGTCACAAGTTAGACACAGTGCCAAATGACCACCTAAATGCTGGCATAAGAGTGTTGACACCAGAGAATGCTCATCACAATAGTGAGAGCTCTGAGGTAGCTTTTAGCGCTATGCCTTTTTTGAGgaaaaaaagaaagagatga